The bacterium genome has a window encoding:
- a CDS encoding restriction endonuclease, producing MDNSIQRVKEGFKGLLQELAATLSGYVSTADQQWAVKGFIDAFRNVYTISADTKIVSKILEIHLFPVLLKFAEDHNFKIVLAKHQNYYPDLSFISVDDDTIKFAVDLKTTYRLPDKPGFCNGFTLGSHGSYFVRRDLPKNIQFPYNNYLSHFCLGIIYSRINPTDIDETKIYPLNELHSIVSVIKDIQFFTIEKWEIASDSHGSGNTANIGSIFRIEDIMQGNGVFKNLGEKWFDDYWMNYGKIVITTPTGEQKKITKLREFLEFKGIDPNLANPYIRSSRTRET from the coding sequence ATGGATAATAGTATACAACGGGTAAAAGAGGGCTTTAAAGGACTTCTACAAGAACTCGCTGCCACACTTAGCGGTTATGTTTCAACTGCAGACCAACAATGGGCTGTGAAAGGGTTTATTGACGCTTTTCGGAACGTCTACACTATTTCTGCCGATACAAAAATCGTTTCAAAAATTCTTGAGATACACTTATTTCCCGTACTTCTTAAGTTCGCTGAGGATCACAATTTTAAAATTGTACTAGCTAAACACCAAAACTATTATCCCGATTTATCTTTTATATCAGTAGATGATGATACTATAAAGTTCGCCGTCGATTTAAAAACTACTTATCGTTTACCCGATAAGCCTGGTTTCTGCAATGGCTTTACGCTTGGTTCCCATGGAAGTTATTTCGTCAGACGCGATTTACCAAAAAATATTCAGTTCCCGTATAATAATTATCTAAGTCATTTTTGTTTAGGGATTATTTATTCTCGCATAAATCCAACTGATATAGATGAAACAAAAATCTACCCTTTAAACGAGCTTCATTCTATAGTTTCTGTTATTAAGGACATACAATTTTTCACTATCGAAAAATGGGAAATAGCGAGCGATTCACATGGAAGCGGAAATACAGCAAATATTGGAAGTATCTTTCGTATAGAAGACATTATGCAGGGAAATGGGGTTTTTAAGAATCTTGGGGAAAAATGGTTCGATGATTACTGGATGAACTACGGTAAAATTGTCATTACAACACCAACCGGAGAGCAGAAAAAGATAACCAAGCTGCGTGAATTTCTAGAGTTTAAAGGTATTGATCCCAACCTTGCTAATCCGTATATTCGGTCCTCTAGAACGAGGGAGACTTAA
- a CDS encoding aldehyde dehydrogenase family protein, which translates to MDPDLEKISEARELLRQARKAADELRRKSPEELDRYVRAVSEAALAAARELAELAVRESGFGVVEDKVLKNTFAARDVAESILKQRTAGVLSRDPARGIVEYGVPMGVVAAIIPCTNPTSTAVFKALISLKAGCAVVMSPHPRTVESTRRAAQICQRAVEGAGGPAGTISCLTGGVMAATRELMGHALTDVILATGGMGLVRAAYSSGKPAYGVGPGNVPVYVDRSADVENAVRQTFRGTTFDNGVVCSCEQSFVADAPVADRVRQECVRSGGHFLDPEETAKVSAFLFPAGEFNPAAVGMPARWIAEKSGIAVPETAVVLLAELEGVGPDLLLSAEKLCPVLAFYAADGWRAGCERCIELLKFGGMGHTISIHARNAEVIEAFAREKPVCRVLVNTCAALGAVGITTNLEPSLTLGPGAWGGSATGDNVTARHLINIKRLAYDREGLPGPSKREPTDEEIALAVKRALDDLGYWI; encoded by the coding sequence ATGGACCCGGACCTGGAAAAAATTTCCGAGGCGCGCGAGCTTCTGCGGCAGGCACGAAAAGCGGCGGATGAGCTTCGCCGGAAGTCGCCGGAGGAGCTGGACCGCTACGTGCGGGCCGTCTCCGAGGCCGCTCTCGCCGCCGCCCGGGAGCTGGCCGAGCTCGCCGTCCGCGAGTCCGGCTTCGGCGTCGTCGAGGACAAGGTTTTAAAGAACACCTTCGCCGCCCGCGACGTGGCGGAAAGTATATTGAAACAGCGCACCGCGGGCGTCCTCTCCCGCGACCCGGCCCGGGGGATAGTGGAGTACGGCGTGCCCATGGGCGTCGTGGCCGCCATCATCCCCTGCACCAACCCCACCTCGACCGCGGTCTTCAAGGCGCTCATCAGCCTCAAGGCGGGCTGCGCCGTGGTGATGAGCCCGCACCCGCGCACGGTGGAGAGCACCCGGCGGGCGGCCCAAATTTGCCAGAGAGCGGTCGAGGGCGCGGGCGGACCGGCCGGAACTATTTCCTGCCTCACCGGCGGCGTCATGGCGGCCACCCGCGAGCTCATGGGCCACGCGCTCACCGACGTGATTCTGGCCACCGGCGGGATGGGGCTGGTGCGGGCGGCCTACTCCTCGGGCAAGCCGGCCTACGGCGTGGGGCCCGGCAACGTCCCCGTCTACGTGGACCGCTCCGCCGACGTGGAAAATGCGGTCAGGCAGACATTCCGCGGAACCACCTTCGATAACGGCGTCGTTTGCTCCTGCGAGCAGTCCTTCGTGGCCGACGCCCCCGTGGCCGACCGGGTCAGGCAGGAGTGCGTCAGGAGCGGCGGGCATTTCCTCGACCCCGAAGAGACGGCGAAGGTTTCCGCCTTTTTGTTCCCGGCGGGCGAATTCAACCCCGCGGCGGTGGGGATGCCCGCCCGGTGGATCGCGGAAAAATCGGGCATAGCCGTGCCCGAGACGGCGGTGGTTTTATTGGCCGAGCTGGAAGGCGTCGGCCCCGACCTCCTCCTCTCGGCGGAGAAGCTCTGCCCCGTGCTGGCGTTCTACGCCGCCGACGGTTGGCGCGCCGGGTGCGAGCGCTGCATCGAACTGTTGAAATTCGGCGGGATGGGCCACACCATCTCCATCCACGCCCGCAACGCCGAGGTCATCGAGGCCTTCGCGCGGGAGAAGCCGGTCTGCCGGGTGCTGGTCAACACCTGCGCCGCCCTGGGCGCCGTCGGCATCACCACGAACCTCGAGCCGTCGCTCACCCTGGGACCCGGGGCCTGGGGCGGCTCGGCGACCGGAGACAACGTCACCGCCCGCCACCTAATCAACATCAAGCGTCTGGCCTACGACCGCGAGGGGCTCCCCGGGCCGTCGAAGCGCGAGCCCACCGACGAGGAGATAGCCCTGGCGGTGAAGCGGGCCCTGGACGACCTGGGGTATTGGATATGA